One region of Caldanaerovirga acetigignens genomic DNA includes:
- a CDS encoding DNA translocase FtsK, with product MKGNRNKSCTFYNDIRWEIYGILIICIGVLGLVSLYTDSVGALGIILKKNMKGLAGAGALTIPLGICMWGFYCLLRKKFPRFTPKLYGILLVIFVVLVVLHIKPYIEMKNLSFIEKMRKSADLGENGIGGGLIGGISAIILFTLFGSAGTYVLLFTFLCIGIILSTGISISEIIKHSINTKKEKRRELKPHIINSAATSSEETEEKLDENEKIKEKENLLITSQSNTEKTESVTERNKTRETSDNTFDNTFCAERHHKNQEYNFPPVNLLQKGSSKQNNLNEKELLNNAQILENTLESFGIQAKVVQVSFGPVVTRYEVQPSPGVKVSRIVNLADDIALSLAVPDVRIEAPIPGKAAIGIEVPNKEVSKVYFREIVESAEFKNSSSKLTIALGKDIAGKPVVADLAEMPHLLIAGATGSGKSVCINTIITSILYKASPNEVKLLLIDPKVVELTTYNGIPHLIAPVVTDAKKAASALNWMVSEMERRYKLFAKEGVREINRFNEVSQEKLPKVLVIIDELADLMMVSPREVEESICRLAQMARAAGIHLVVATQRPSVDVITGLIKANIPSRISFAVSSQVDSRTILDMAGAEKLLGKGDMLFFPVGAAKPMRIQGAFLSEKEVEKVVAFVKNQMEPSYEKKLSDFEEEKSLKNEDDVDELFKEALSVVIENGQASASLLQRKLRIGYARAARLIDQMEEKGFIGKYEGSKPRQILITKEQFEKYFNESA from the coding sequence GTGAAAGGTAATAGAAACAAAAGTTGTACGTTTTACAACGATATCCGCTGGGAAATATACGGGATTTTAATAATTTGCATCGGAGTTTTGGGATTAGTATCATTATATACTGATTCCGTTGGAGCGCTTGGAATAATATTAAAGAAAAACATGAAAGGTCTGGCAGGTGCAGGAGCTCTTACTATACCTCTCGGTATTTGTATGTGGGGCTTTTATTGCCTATTAAGAAAAAAATTTCCCAGATTTACCCCCAAACTCTATGGTATATTGTTAGTTATTTTTGTAGTTCTAGTAGTTTTACATATAAAACCTTATATCGAAATGAAAAATTTGAGCTTTATTGAGAAGATGCGAAAAAGTGCAGATCTGGGTGAAAATGGAATAGGCGGGGGACTAATCGGTGGAATTTCAGCAATAATTCTTTTTACCTTATTTGGTTCAGCAGGTACATACGTGCTATTATTCACTTTTTTATGCATAGGTATAATTCTATCTACCGGTATTTCGATTTCTGAAATAATAAAACATTCGATTAATACAAAAAAAGAAAAACGTCGCGAACTGAAGCCGCATATTATTAACAGCGCCGCAACCTCTTCAGAAGAAACTGAAGAAAAATTGGATGAGAATGAAAAAATCAAAGAAAAAGAAAATCTATTAATTACATCACAATCGAATACTGAAAAAACAGAATCGGTGACCGAGAGGAATAAAACTCGTGAAACTTCCGATAATACGTTCGATAATACGTTTTGTGCAGAACGACATCATAAAAATCAGGAGTACAATTTTCCTCCCGTAAACCTCCTGCAAAAAGGTTCTTCAAAGCAAAACAACCTCAATGAAAAAGAACTGTTAAACAACGCGCAGATTTTAGAAAATACTTTAGAAAGCTTCGGTATTCAGGCAAAAGTCGTACAGGTGAGCTTCGGCCCTGTGGTTACAAGATACGAAGTCCAACCGTCACCCGGAGTCAAGGTAAGCAGGATTGTAAATTTAGCCGATGACATCGCATTGAGCCTTGCGGTGCCAGATGTTCGGATTGAAGCTCCAATACCCGGTAAAGCCGCTATAGGGATTGAAGTCCCAAATAAGGAAGTATCGAAAGTGTATTTCAGAGAAATCGTTGAATCTGCTGAATTTAAAAATTCGTCATCCAAACTTACTATTGCCTTGGGTAAAGATATCGCTGGAAAACCTGTGGTGGCCGATCTTGCAGAAATGCCACACCTATTAATTGCTGGTGCCACCGGGTCAGGGAAAAGCGTATGCATAAACACAATAATAACCAGTATCTTATACAAAGCATCTCCTAATGAGGTAAAATTGTTACTAATAGATCCTAAAGTAGTCGAACTGACCACATACAATGGAATACCCCATTTAATTGCACCGGTGGTAACGGATGCAAAAAAAGCTGCATCAGCTCTTAACTGGATGGTATCGGAAATGGAAAGAAGGTATAAATTATTTGCTAAAGAGGGAGTACGAGAAATCAACAGATTTAATGAAGTAAGCCAAGAAAAATTGCCAAAAGTCCTGGTAATCATAGATGAGTTAGCAGACCTTATGATGGTATCGCCCAGAGAAGTGGAAGAAAGTATTTGTAGATTAGCACAGATGGCGCGTGCAGCGGGAATTCATCTTGTAGTCGCAACTCAGAGGCCATCGGTAGATGTAATTACAGGTTTGATAAAAGCAAACATACCTTCTAGGATATCATTCGCTGTGTCGTCACAGGTAGATTCAAGGACAATCCTCGACATGGCTGGGGCCGAAAAACTTTTAGGAAAGGGAGATATGTTATTCTTCCCCGTAGGAGCAGCAAAACCCATGCGAATCCAAGGGGCATTTTTAAGTGAAAAGGAAGTTGAGAAGGTAGTAGCTTTTGTAAAGAATCAGATGGAACCCAGTTACGAAAAAAAATTATCGGACTTTGAAGAAGAAAAGTCGCTTAAAAATGAAGATGATGTGGACGAATTATTCAAAGAAGCCTTGTCGGTGGTCATTGAAAACGGCCAGGCTTCCGCTTCATTGCTTCAGAGAAAGCTTAGGATAGGTTACGCCCGGGCAGCCCGCCTAATTGATCAAATGGAGGAAAAAGGTTTCATAGGCAAATACGAAGGTTCAAAACCTCGACAGATTTTGATAACCAAAGAACAATTTGAGAAATATTTTAACGAATCTGCTTAA
- a CDS encoding YlzJ-like family protein — protein MILYTVLPIELVLDGIDRKYDFREIEIDNIKILVEPIDVDKGKIISVISSNPTVYLNPKLYPGNVIIFIPSQRL, from the coding sequence ATGATATTGTACACCGTATTACCTATAGAACTTGTTTTAGATGGAATTGATAGAAAATATGATTTTAGAGAGATAGAAATTGATAATATAAAAATTCTAGTGGAACCAATCGATGTGGATAAAGGAAAAATAATCAGCGTGATTAGCAGCAACCCCACGGTATACCTAAATCCCAAATTATATCCTGGAAATGTAATAATATTCATTCCGAGTCAAAGGCTTTAA
- a CDS encoding ClpP family protease gives MPAPTVGTLQQLGQLEIPKPESNIHCITIVGQIEGHIILPPQNKTTKYEHIIPQLVAIEQNPKIEGLLIILNTIGGDVEAGLALAEMIASMTKPTVSLVLGGGHSIGVPIAVASNYSFIAETATMTIHPIRLSGLVIGVPQTFEYLDKMQDRVIKFVVQHSKIEEETLRKLMFNTGQLARDIGTVLVGADAVRYGLIDEVGGLGEAVKKLEELINERKK, from the coding sequence ATGCCGGCCCCAACGGTAGGAACACTCCAACAGCTAGGCCAACTTGAAATCCCAAAACCGGAAAGCAATATACACTGCATAACCATAGTCGGACAAATTGAAGGTCACATTATCTTGCCACCGCAAAACAAAACCACCAAATACGAACATATAATTCCTCAGCTAGTGGCCATAGAACAGAATCCTAAAATTGAAGGCCTTTTAATAATCCTAAACACAATTGGAGGAGATGTAGAAGCAGGGCTTGCCCTCGCAGAAATGATAGCCAGCATGACAAAACCTACCGTTTCTTTGGTATTGGGGGGCGGGCATTCCATAGGGGTTCCGATAGCAGTTGCCAGCAATTATTCTTTTATTGCGGAAACGGCAACCATGACGATCCACCCAATAAGGTTAAGTGGTCTTGTGATCGGAGTCCCACAGACGTTCGAGTATCTTGACAAAATGCAGGATAGAGTAATAAAATTCGTTGTGCAGCATTCTAAAATCGAAGAGGAAACTTTAAGAAAATTAATGTTTAACACAGGGCAACTAGCTAGAGATATTGGGACGGTCCTTGTGGGGGCTGATGCAGTAAGATATGGCCTAATTGATGAAGTTGGCGGCTTGGGTGAAGCAGTTAAAAAGCTGGAAGAACTCATAAATGAGCGAAAGAAGTAG
- a CDS encoding pyridoxal-phosphate-dependent aminotransferase family protein produces the protein MGIKTGLIMTPGPTEISERVRNAMARPITNPDLDPAFFDFYVETCDKLKKIINTKEDVLILSGEGILGLEAAMASLVEPGDEVLCLANGVFGEGFKDFAMLYGGQVTLLKKEYDEPITAEDIKKFLSKRDGGFKIATVVHCETPAGLINPIHEICPVLKEAGLITVVDAVSSIAGHEIKPDEWGIDVVLGGSQKCLSAPPGLTFLSISRDAWIKIERRKYPIRGFYANLLKWKQMWLKNKIFPYTPPISDIFALSEAASAVLEEGKEIYKRHEKLSRAVRETLRDSGFKIFPPQGAEANTVTAFYIPDGINDEDFRNHLWKKYNVMMAGSWGKLAGKVWRIGHMGENARVSKIFEFFSAFEKALKDFGISNGKRLTEIYALKIT, from the coding sequence ATGGGTATAAAAACTGGTCTTATAATGACGCCAGGTCCTACCGAAATCAGCGAGAGAGTAAGGAACGCCATGGCTAGGCCTATTACTAACCCAGACCTTGATCCGGCCTTTTTTGACTTTTACGTTGAAACCTGTGATAAACTCAAAAAAATCATTAATACCAAAGAAGACGTGCTGATTTTAAGTGGTGAGGGAATTCTAGGTCTGGAAGCAGCCATGGCTTCCCTAGTAGAACCTGGTGACGAGGTGCTGTGTTTAGCCAACGGTGTCTTTGGCGAGGGTTTCAAAGATTTTGCTATGCTTTATGGCGGGCAGGTAACACTTCTTAAAAAAGAATACGATGAACCAATCACGGCCGAGGATATCAAGAAATTTCTCTCTAAACGCGACGGCGGGTTTAAGATAGCAACGGTAGTCCATTGTGAAACTCCAGCAGGATTGATAAATCCCATCCATGAAATATGTCCCGTTTTAAAAGAAGCTGGTTTGATAACAGTTGTGGACGCGGTTTCGTCAATTGCAGGACATGAAATCAAGCCCGATGAGTGGGGTATTGATGTCGTTTTAGGCGGGTCGCAGAAGTGTCTTTCGGCTCCACCGGGCCTTACATTTCTTTCTATAAGCCGGGATGCATGGATTAAAATTGAAAGGAGGAAATATCCCATTCGGGGTTTTTATGCCAATCTCTTGAAATGGAAGCAAATGTGGCTCAAAAATAAAATATTTCCCTATACTCCGCCCATTTCGGATATTTTCGCCCTATCTGAAGCAGCTTCTGCGGTGCTAGAAGAAGGAAAAGAGATATATAAACGTCACGAAAAATTGAGTAGAGCTGTAAGGGAAACTTTAAGGGATTCAGGGTTCAAAATATTTCCCCCCCAAGGGGCTGAAGCTAACACGGTAACCGCTTTTTATATACCCGACGGAATAAATGACGAGGATTTTAGAAACCATCTATGGAAAAAATACAATGTAATGATGGCTGGCAGTTGGGGAAAGCTTGCTGGAAAAGTTTGGCGCATAGGTCACATGGGTGAAAATGCCCGAGTATCAAAGATATTCGAGTTTTTTAGCGCTTTTGAAAAAGCGCTGAAGGATTTTGGCATATCTAATGGGAAAAGGCTCACTGAAATATATGCTCTTAAAATCACTTAA